The proteins below are encoded in one region of Clostridium estertheticum:
- a CDS encoding IS1182 family transposase encodes MINEKNFTQQKLEMVYLEDLVPKDHILRNIDKYMDFSFIRELTQKYYCLDNGRPGVDPILLFKMLFIGYLFGIKSERQLVKEIEVNVAYRWFLGLSLTDVIPDHSTISQNRRRRFKGTDVFQKIFDEVVFKAINLKMVTGKILYTDSTHLKANANKRKLVKIEVEKTPKEYVADLNKAVEEDRINHGKRPLKVKEPVTIIKEIKVSTTDPDSGYMMRDGKPEGFSYLDHRTVDSKHNIITDVYVTPGNINDVDPYIDRLDVQIKKFNFNTKYVGADAGYATNLICKELFERELKSVMGYRRSPHTKGMYTKNKFQYVKEKDIYVCPDLRALHYKTTTRDGYKEYVGNAKDCKECPNRTQCFSDKSKVKTVRRHVWEMYKEDVVKFTKTDKGRNIYRRRKETIERSFADSKQLHGLRYCHMRGLENVQEQCLLTAAVQNMKKIASLLSSMFFYFITKNLLHVTNLSINQNAIA; translated from the coding sequence ATGATTAATGAAAAGAACTTCACACAACAAAAATTAGAAATGGTATATTTAGAGGATTTAGTTCCTAAAGACCATATTCTCAGAAATATAGATAAATACATGGATTTCTCTTTCATAAGAGAATTGACTCAAAAATATTATTGTTTAGATAATGGAAGACCTGGCGTAGATCCTATTTTACTCTTCAAAATGCTGTTTATTGGATACCTATTTGGAATAAAATCTGAGCGACAACTTGTAAAGGAAATTGAAGTAAATGTAGCTTATAGATGGTTTTTAGGACTAAGCCTTACTGATGTTATTCCAGATCATTCAACAATTAGCCAAAATAGACGTAGACGATTTAAAGGAACTGACGTGTTCCAAAAAATATTTGACGAAGTCGTATTTAAGGCTATAAATCTTAAGATGGTAACTGGTAAAATACTTTACACAGATTCTACACACCTAAAAGCAAATGCTAATAAGCGAAAGCTTGTGAAAATTGAAGTTGAAAAAACACCTAAAGAATATGTAGCTGATCTTAATAAAGCTGTAGAGGAAGATAGAATAAATCACGGTAAAAGACCTTTGAAAGTGAAAGAACCTGTTACCATAATAAAAGAAATTAAAGTTAGCACAACTGACCCCGACAGCGGATATATGATGAGAGATGGCAAGCCGGAAGGCTTCTCCTATTTAGATCACAGAACTGTGGACAGTAAACACAATATAATTACTGATGTTTATGTTACTCCTGGAAATATAAATGATGTTGATCCTTATATCGATAGATTGGATGTGCAAATAAAAAAATTTAATTTTAATACAAAATATGTTGGTGCCGATGCTGGTTATGCTACAAATCTTATATGTAAAGAACTATTTGAGAGAGAATTAAAATCTGTAATGGGATATAGAAGGTCTCCACATACAAAAGGAATGTACACTAAAAATAAATTTCAATATGTTAAAGAGAAGGACATATATGTTTGCCCTGACTTAAGGGCTTTGCATTATAAAACGACAACTAGAGATGGATATAAAGAGTATGTTGGGAATGCAAAAGATTGCAAAGAATGCCCAAATAGAACTCAATGTTTTTCTGATAAAAGTAAGGTTAAAACTGTTAGAAGACATGTTTGGGAAATGTATAAAGAAGATGTTGTAAAGTTTACCAAAACGGATAAGGGTAGAAATATATATAGAAGAAGGAAAGAAACTATAGAGCGAAGCTTCGCAGATTCTAAACAACTGCATGGGCTTCGCTATTGCCATATGCGCGGATTAGAAAATGTGCAAGAGCAGTGTCTGCTTACAGCAGCAGTGCAAAATATGAAAAAGATAGCTAGCCTACTATCTTCCATGTTTTTTTATTTTATAACTAAAAACCTGTTGCATGTTACTAATTTATCTATAAATCAAAATGCTATCGCATAA
- a CDS encoding tetratricopeptide repeat-containing glycosyltransferase: MSNKYKICVYAICKNEEKFVDRWMDHVENADIVVVVDTGSTDDTINKLKERGAIVYSLIATPFRFDYSRNECLKFIPGDIDICVSSDLDDVIEDGWRDCLENSWNKETTRGSYLYNWSFNADGSPAVQYTWSRIHARHGYKWIYPTHEILEYIGDKEEKEVYIKGLVYNHYPDVSKNRSLNLPLLKLAMEENPNSSRNLYYLGREYMFEGSWDDCISTLKKYLALPTSNWEDERSSSMRFIGKSYCEKGDFLNSKKWFHKAISESILSREPYIDLSLLAYREADWSSVYYYATEALKIKEKSFTFANDANAWDYTPYDLAALGCYNLNMIDKAIEFSELAVKLAPNDERLLNNHKIYLESL, encoded by the coding sequence ATGAGTAATAAATATAAAATTTGTGTATATGCAATCTGTAAAAACGAGGAAAAATTTGTTGATCGTTGGATGGATCATGTCGAAAACGCTGACATTGTTGTAGTTGTAGATACAGGCTCTACCGATGATACAATTAACAAGCTAAAAGAAAGAGGTGCTATTGTTTATTCGCTTATTGCTACTCCATTTCGATTTGATTACTCAAGAAATGAATGTTTAAAATTTATTCCAGGTGATATAGATATTTGTGTATCCTCTGATCTTGATGATGTTATAGAGGATGGTTGGAGAGATTGTCTAGAAAATTCATGGAATAAAGAAACCACAAGAGGTTCATATCTGTATAATTGGAGCTTTAATGCAGATGGCTCACCAGCCGTACAATATACCTGGTCAAGAATTCATGCAAGACACGGATATAAATGGATATATCCAACACATGAAATTTTAGAATATATAGGTGATAAAGAGGAAAAAGAAGTCTATATTAAAGGCCTGGTGTACAATCATTATCCAGACGTATCAAAAAACAGAAGTTTAAATCTTCCATTATTAAAATTGGCTATGGAAGAAAACCCTAACAGTAGTAGAAATCTATATTATCTTGGCCGCGAATATATGTTTGAAGGTAGCTGGGACGATTGTATTTCAACCTTAAAAAAGTATTTAGCACTACCAACATCAAATTGGGAAGATGAAAGATCATCTTCCATGAGATTTATTGGAAAATCATATTGTGAAAAGGGAGATTTTTTAAATAGTAAAAAATGGTTCCACAAGGCAATAAGTGAATCTATTTTATCGAGGGAGCCATATATAGACCTGTCTTTACTAGCTTACAGAGAGGCGGATTGGTCTAGTGTTTATTATTATGCAACTGAGGCATTAAAAATCAAGGAAAAATCATTTACATTTGCTAACGATGCAAATGCTTGGGACTATACTCCTTATGATTTGGCAGCATTAGGATGCTATAATTTAAATATGATAGATAAGGCAATAGAATTCTCAGAGCTTGCGGTTAAGCTTGCGCCTAATGATGAAAGGTTATTAAACAATCATAAAATATATTTAGAAAGTTTATAA
- a CDS encoding glycosyltransferase family 2 protein, translating to MSNGIIYSVVVPLYNEELVIDESYKRLKSVMDSTKGKYEILFVNDGSRDATRNKTENICRADKNIKLINFSRNFGHQAAITAGMNQAIGDAVIVIDADLQDPPEAIIDMISKWKEGYDVVYGKRVKRVGETFFKKFTSTAYYRLLKSMTSIDIPVDTGDFRLIDRKVCDALNSMPEKNRYIRGLVSWIGYKQTFVEFVRKERFAGETKYSLKKMFTLAFDGITSFSYKPLIFAGYFGAFTGLIGTILLIGTIVTSMINKNAILNLGLILSISLMMFGLMFCFMAIMGQYIARISEESKNRPLYIVANTVSYNELKNSVTFKGNRSPEIYDLKITSKGEAIGN from the coding sequence ATGAGTAATGGCATTATTTATTCAGTAGTAGTACCTTTGTATAATGAAGAACTAGTTATAGATGAGAGTTACAAAAGATTAAAATCTGTTATGGATAGTACTAAAGGAAAATATGAAATTTTATTTGTTAATGATGGAAGCCGCGATGCAACAAGAAATAAAACAGAAAACATATGTAGGGCAGATAAAAATATAAAGCTTATAAATTTTTCAAGAAATTTTGGACATCAAGCTGCTATAACTGCTGGAATGAATCAGGCAATAGGTGATGCTGTTATTGTAATAGATGCCGATCTTCAAGATCCTCCTGAAGCTATAATCGACATGATATCAAAGTGGAAGGAAGGTTACGATGTAGTATATGGCAAAAGAGTCAAAAGAGTTGGCGAAACCTTTTTCAAGAAATTTACATCTACTGCCTACTACAGATTACTAAAAAGCATGACGAGTATAGATATTCCAGTTGATACTGGAGATTTTAGACTTATCGACAGAAAAGTATGCGATGCTCTAAACTCAATGCCAGAAAAGAACAGATATATAAGAGGTTTAGTTAGCTGGATTGGTTATAAACAAACATTTGTAGAATTTGTACGTAAAGAAAGATTTGCTGGTGAAACAAAATATTCTCTAAAAAAAATGTTTACATTAGCTTTTGATGGAATAACTTCCTTTTCTTATAAGCCATTAATATTTGCTGGCTACTTTGGAGCATTTACTGGATTAATAGGCACTATTTTATTAATTGGTACTATTGTAACCTCAATGATTAATAAAAACGCTATATTAAACTTAGGATTAATTCTTTCAATTAGCTTAATGATGTTCGGCCTAATGTTTTGTTTTATGGCTATTATGGGACAATATATTGCAAGAATTTCTGAGGAGAGTAAAAATAGACCTTTATATATAGTAGCAAACACTGTAAGCTATAATGAACTTAAAAATAGTGTAACTTTTAAAGGAAATAGATCACCTGAAATATACGATTTAAAAATCACTTCAAAAGGTGAAGCAATAGGTAATTAG
- a CDS encoding homoserine dehydrogenase has translation MEKVKIAILGFGNVGTGVWKILHENKKEIMKRSNYEIEVAKILVKDINKKRDIEVDPGILTDNIDDIINDESIKIVVELIGGSSEAKDYMIRAMKAKKHIVTANKLVIANCSKELFKIADAENILFYYEASVAGGIPIIREINESLTANRIEQIVGIINGTTNYILSKMTLDGSSFDEALKEAQDKGYAEADPTSDVDGYDAVYKLAIMSSLAFGTEVNHDCIYREGIRNISAVDIEYAKKFGYTIKLLAIAKEIDNKLELRVHPTLIPSTHPMANVNDVYNSIMIKGNAVGELMLYGKGAGDLPTGSAVVGDIISILRNNTKPVDLTETACVVEFKEVKKARENESEFYIRLDFKDKAGVLGDTANIFGENNVSIVSITQDVERGDHSSLAFITHKSEEKNIRNSLNKIIQLDSVNNVESIIRIESFN, from the coding sequence ATGGAAAAGGTTAAAATAGCGATTTTAGGTTTTGGTAATGTAGGTACGGGTGTATGGAAAATATTGCATGAAAATAAAAAAGAAATTATGAAACGTTCAAATTATGAAATAGAAGTTGCCAAAATACTTGTAAAAGATATAAATAAAAAGAGAGATATTGAAGTAGACCCTGGAATATTAACAGATAATATTGATGATATTATTAACGATGAGAGTATAAAGATAGTTGTTGAACTTATTGGTGGAAGTAGCGAGGCTAAGGACTATATGATACGTGCAATGAAAGCAAAAAAACATATTGTAACTGCTAATAAATTAGTAATTGCAAACTGTAGCAAGGAATTATTTAAAATAGCTGACGCAGAAAATATATTATTTTATTATGAGGCAAGCGTAGCTGGTGGAATCCCAATAATACGTGAAATTAATGAGAGCCTCACAGCAAATAGGATTGAGCAGATTGTAGGAATTATAAATGGAACAACTAATTATATATTAAGCAAAATGACTTTAGATGGGAGTAGTTTCGATGAGGCATTAAAAGAGGCTCAAGATAAGGGCTATGCGGAAGCTGATCCGACGTCTGATGTTGATGGTTATGATGCTGTATATAAGCTTGCCATAATGTCTTCACTAGCCTTTGGAACAGAAGTGAATCATGATTGTATTTATAGAGAAGGAATAAGAAATATAAGTGCTGTAGATATAGAGTATGCTAAAAAATTTGGCTATACTATAAAACTTTTAGCAATAGCAAAGGAGATAGATAACAAGTTAGAGCTAAGAGTACATCCAACCCTAATTCCATCAACTCATCCTATGGCAAATGTAAATGATGTTTATAACTCAATTATGATAAAAGGTAATGCAGTTGGAGAGTTAATGCTGTACGGAAAAGGAGCAGGGGATCTGCCAACAGGAAGTGCAGTTGTAGGGGATATAATATCAATACTTCGAAATAATACAAAGCCAGTTGACCTAACAGAGACAGCATGCGTGGTTGAATTTAAGGAAGTGAAGAAAGCTAGGGAAAATGAATCTGAATTTTATATCAGACTCGATTTTAAGGATAAGGCAGGGGTTTTAGGAGATACAGCAAATATATTTGGAGAAAATAATGTTAGCATTGTATCAATTACTCAAGATGTAGAGCGTGGTGATCATTCCTCACTTGCATTTATAACACATAAAAGTGAAGAAAAGAACATAAGAAATTCACTTAATAAAATAATACAATTAGATAGCGTAAATAATGTGGAAAGTATAATAAGAATAGAATCATTTAATTAG
- the thrC gene encoding threonine synthase — translation MKQIYYKSTRGNEKLVKSAEAIARGLSEDGGLFVPTSIPKLTASLEELKGMDYKKLAFTIMKEFLTDYDEKDLLESIDKAYDKKFDTPVIAPLVKHGENYFLELYHGPTLAFKDMALSILPYLLKNAVKKLNINKEMVILTATSGDTGKAALEGFANVDGTKIIVFFPQEGVSEIQKRQMLTQSGDNTFVIGIEGNFDDAQNGVKQMLTDDSLIKRLDDNNKMFSSANSINIGRLIPQVVYYFYAYTQLCNKGDIKAGEEINFCVPTGNFGNILAGYYAKKMGLPIKKLICASNENKVLFDFINTGTYDRVRDFVITMSPSMDILISSNLERLLYAISGENTSKIKELMDKLKKDGKYEIDDNMKEELKDFFGGYASEEDTAKAITEVYKTTNYVIDTHTAVSYAVYKKYLEETKDTTKTVIVSTASPYKFTPDVMKSIDAKYFGLNDFQLIKELSKLTKGDIPVGIKDLETRPILHKTVCEKNEMQKQIEKILNI, via the coding sequence ATGAAGCAAATATATTATAAGAGTACACGTGGAAATGAAAAACTAGTGAAATCAGCAGAAGCTATTGCAAGAGGTCTTAGTGAAGATGGTGGTCTTTTTGTACCAACATCAATACCAAAACTTACTGCAAGCCTTGAAGAATTAAAAGGAATGGATTATAAAAAATTAGCATTTACTATAATGAAGGAATTTTTAACTGATTATGATGAAAAAGATTTATTAGAGTCTATAGACAAGGCATATGATAAAAAATTTGATACACCAGTTATTGCACCACTAGTAAAACATGGAGAAAATTATTTTTTAGAATTATATCATGGACCAACTTTAGCATTTAAGGATATGGCTTTATCAATATTACCTTATTTATTAAAAAACGCAGTGAAAAAATTAAACATAAATAAAGAAATGGTTATTCTTACTGCAACATCTGGAGATACAGGTAAAGCAGCACTTGAGGGTTTTGCAAATGTAGATGGTACAAAAATAATAGTATTTTTCCCACAAGAGGGTGTTAGCGAAATTCAAAAGAGACAGATGCTAACGCAATCAGGGGATAATACCTTTGTCATAGGAATTGAGGGAAATTTTGATGACGCTCAAAATGGCGTTAAGCAGATGCTTACAGATGATAGCCTTATTAAGAGATTAGATGATAATAATAAAATGTTCTCATCAGCTAATTCAATAAATATAGGAAGGTTAATCCCTCAGGTTGTCTATTATTTTTATGCGTATACTCAGCTTTGTAACAAGGGGGACATAAAAGCAGGGGAAGAGATAAATTTCTGTGTTCCTACTGGAAATTTCGGTAACATATTAGCAGGATATTATGCAAAGAAAATGGGACTTCCAATTAAAAAACTAATTTGTGCTTCAAATGAAAATAAAGTTTTATTTGATTTTATAAATACAGGTACATACGATAGGGTACGTGATTTTGTAATTACAATGTCTCCTTCAATGGATATATTAATTTCAAGCAACCTTGAAAGACTTTTATATGCTATTAGTGGGGAAAATACATCAAAGATAAAAGAACTTATGGACAAGCTTAAAAAAGATGGTAAATATGAGATTGATGATAATATGAAAGAAGAGTTAAAGGACTTCTTCGGAGGTTATGCAAGCGAAGAGGATACAGCAAAAGCTATAACTGAGGTTTATAAAACTACTAATTATGTAATTGATACTCATACTGCAGTCTCTTATGCGGTTTATAAAAAATATTTAGAAGAAACGAAGGATACTACAAAGACAGTTATCGTGTCTACAGCAAGTCCATATAAATTTACGCCTGATGTTATGAAATCAATAGATGCAAAATACTTTGGTTTAAATGATTTCCAATTAATAAAAGAACTTAGTAAATTAACAAAAGGTGATATTCCAGTGGGTATAAAGGATTTAGAAACAAGACCTATACTTCATAAAACTGTTTGTGAAAAAAATGAAATGCAAAAACAAATTGAAAAGATTCTTAATATTTAA
- a CDS encoding cofactor-independent phosphoglycerate mutase has translation MKYIVVLGDGMADYPVKELDNKTPLQYAKTPAMDYMAKHGLQGLVKTVPSGMPAGSDTANMTVFGYDTAVYYSGRSPFEAASMGVPMLDTDVTFRCNLVTVSEGEPYEEKIMLDHSSDEITTEEARVLIKDLSEYLETESIKFYPGISYRHLIIWDKGPYSWTLTPPHDILGQKVKDYMPNGIGSEIFDSMTKKSNKFLLNHDINKERVARGLKPANSIWIWGEGKKPLLSSFYKKYNLKGSVISAVDLVKGIGMCAGMDIIEVEGATGNIHTNFKGKAKAALEELKKGNDFVYVHIEAPDECGHRCEIENKYKAIEFIDNQIVQVIKDEMEKLGEDYKMIILPDHPTPLSLRTHTSDPVPFLIYQSNDEKENGNDTYNEFTAKETGLYFPEGYKLMDYFIKGEK, from the coding sequence ATGAAGTATATCGTAGTACTCGGTGATGGAATGGCAGATTATCCAGTTAAGGAACTAGATAATAAAACACCTCTTCAATATGCAAAGACGCCTGCTATGGACTATATGGCAAAGCATGGTTTGCAAGGCTTAGTTAAAACTGTACCAAGTGGTATGCCAGCAGGAAGCGATACAGCAAATATGACTGTTTTTGGATATGATACAGCTGTGTATTATAGTGGTCGTTCACCTTTTGAGGCAGCAAGTATGGGGGTGCCAATGTTAGATACAGATGTTACATTTAGATGTAATTTGGTAACAGTATCGGAAGGCGAGCCATATGAGGAAAAGATCATGCTTGATCATAGTTCGGATGAGATTACAACTGAGGAGGCAAGGGTATTAATAAAAGATTTAAGTGAGTATTTAGAGACTGAGTCTATTAAGTTTTATCCAGGGATTAGTTATAGGCATTTAATAATATGGGACAAGGGTCCTTACTCATGGACACTTACACCACCTCACGATATACTAGGTCAAAAGGTAAAAGACTATATGCCGAATGGGATAGGTAGCGAGATATTCGATTCAATGACAAAGAAAAGTAATAAATTTTTATTGAATCACGATATAAATAAAGAGAGGGTCGCAAGAGGACTTAAACCAGCCAACTCAATATGGATTTGGGGAGAAGGAAAAAAACCACTCTTATCTAGTTTTTATAAAAAATATAATTTAAAAGGTTCAGTAATTTCTGCAGTTGATTTAGTAAAAGGAATTGGAATGTGTGCAGGAATGGATATTATTGAGGTAGAAGGTGCCACTGGAAATATTCATACTAACTTTAAAGGTAAAGCAAAAGCAGCTCTTGAAGAATTGAAAAAGGGCAATGATTTTGTTTATGTTCATATTGAGGCTCCTGATGAATGTGGACATAGATGTGAAATAGAAAATAAATATAAAGCTATAGAGTTTATAGATAACCAGATAGTACAGGTTATTAAAGATGAGATGGAGAAATTAGGTGAAGATTATAAAATGATAATACTTCCAGATCATCCAACGCCTCTATCTCTTAGGACACATACAAGTGATCCTGTACCATTTTTAATATACCAGAGCAATGATGAAAAAGAAAATGGGAATGACACTTATAATGAATTTACGGCGAAAGAGACAGGTTTGTATTTTCCAGAAGGATATAAGTTAATGGACTATTTTATAAAAGGCGAAAAATAA
- a CDS encoding vitamin B12 dependent-methionine synthase activation domain-containing protein yields the protein MEIDKNEVLRYLGYKNQKIDKNMTNLIDECIQEIIDISKASSVYEIFDIERKNGFLFLLGSTLVLKDKDIKDLLINSDKCVVMAATLGTAVDSRLAYYSRFDITKGVIMDACASTAIEYVCDELQDEIMKNALKDNLYITTRYSPGYGDFAIDNGAEILNVLNAYKKIGLSITENSIMLPRKSVTALIGLSRTKNLKKHTGCASCKNVGCEFRKDGGCCE from the coding sequence ATGGAAATCGATAAAAATGAAGTTTTAAGATATTTGGGATATAAAAACCAAAAAATAGATAAAAACATGACAAATTTGATTGATGAATGCATTCAAGAAATAATTGATATAAGCAAAGCTAGTTCAGTATATGAAATTTTTGATATTGAAAGAAAAAATGGTTTTCTTTTTCTATTAGGTAGCACTTTAGTTTTAAAAGATAAGGATATAAAAGATCTTCTAATAAACTCTGACAAGTGCGTCGTTATGGCTGCGACTCTCGGAACGGCTGTGGATAGCCGACTAGCCTACTACTCAAGATTTGATATAACAAAAGGTGTAATTATGGATGCCTGCGCAAGCACAGCAATAGAGTATGTTTGTGATGAGCTCCAAGATGAAATCATGAAAAACGCATTAAAAGATAATCTATATATTACAACTAGATATAGTCCAGGTTATGGAGACTTCGCTATTGATAATGGAGCAGAAATACTAAATGTATTGAATGCATATAAAAAGATAGGACTATCTATTACTGAAAATAGTATAATGCTTCCAAGGAAATCTGTAACCGCACTTATAGGCCTTAGTAGGACTAAAAATTTAAAAAAGCATACTGGATGCGCAAGTTGTAAAAATGTAGGTTGTGAATTCAGAAAGGATGGTGGATGTTGTGAATAA
- a CDS encoding homocysteine S-methyltransferase family protein, with amino-acid sequence MVDVVNKKINFNDFLLFDGAMGTMLQKYGIKRGELPESYNILHPEIIEKIHLEYLSVGSDVITTNTFGANRYKLKNTLYSVEDIVGSAVRIARSAAKDKLVALDIGPIGQLMEPLGTLSFNDAYDTFAEQIIIGAREGADIIIIETMSDIYEAKAAILAAKENSNLPVICTMSYQDNGRTLTGTDPITMVNVIQSLGVDALGVNCSLGPNEMLPIITEILKYSSIPVIVQPNAGLPKLKDGEAFYDVNAHEFAQYAKIMAEMGVTIFGGCCGTTNQHIKDISDMLKDLKPIKRDVKKFTAVSSPSLTVVLGEDIRVIGERINPTGKKKLKESLKNNNLDYILKEGINQRDAGADILDVNVGLPEIDELAVMVEVIKELQSVVNLPLQIDSVRPDVIEAAVRIYNGKPLINSVNGKDEIMESVFPIVKKYGACVIGLTIDENGIPSTAEGRLKVAQKIVKRAAEYGIDKSDIIIDCLVLTASAQQSEVKETIRAVQLVKSTLGVKTTLGVSNVSFGLPQRGILNRTFLAAALTAGLDAPILNPLSEDMMSTINAFNVLWNNDIASKKYIDIYSTFEGKQTSKVITTNKDLKSIIIDGMKEEASKITKELLKTMTEMEVVNNYLIPSLDIVGQKYESGEIFLPQLLQSAETVKKSFQIIKERMMASTEKKISKGTIVLATVRGDIHDIGKNIVKILLENYGFDVIDLGKDVHEDVVVEAVRSGNIKLVGLSALMTTTVRSMGETIKALRDNNLDCTVLVGGAVLNEEYAKMIGADYYAKDATQTVKFARRLFKCE; translated from the coding sequence ATGGTGGATGTTGTGAATAAAAAAATAAATTTTAATGATTTTTTATTATTTGATGGTGCTATGGGAACAATGCTCCAAAAATATGGAATTAAAAGAGGTGAATTACCTGAGAGTTATAACATATTGCACCCAGAAATCATAGAAAAAATACATTTAGAATACCTAAGTGTAGGTAGTGATGTCATAACCACCAATACCTTTGGTGCAAATAGATATAAACTTAAAAATACATTATACAGTGTGGAAGATATTGTTGGAAGTGCTGTAAGGATAGCAAGAAGTGCTGCTAAAGATAAACTTGTTGCACTTGATATTGGGCCCATAGGTCAATTGATGGAGCCACTTGGAACATTATCATTTAATGATGCCTATGACACTTTTGCAGAGCAAATAATAATTGGTGCAAGGGAAGGCGCAGATATAATAATCATTGAGACAATGTCAGATATTTATGAGGCCAAAGCTGCTATTCTTGCAGCAAAGGAAAATAGTAATCTGCCAGTTATATGTACAATGTCTTATCAGGATAATGGAAGAACATTAACTGGTACGGACCCAATAACTATGGTTAATGTAATTCAAAGCCTTGGAGTAGATGCACTTGGCGTAAATTGTTCTCTCGGCCCAAATGAAATGCTTCCAATAATTACAGAAATACTTAAGTACTCAAGTATCCCAGTTATAGTTCAACCTAATGCTGGTCTTCCTAAACTTAAAGACGGAGAAGCATTTTATGATGTTAATGCACATGAATTTGCACAATACGCAAAAATCATGGCAGAGATGGGTGTTACAATATTCGGTGGTTGCTGTGGAACTACAAATCAGCACATAAAAGATATATCTGATATGTTAAAAGATTTGAAACCTATAAAACGTGATGTTAAAAAATTTACAGCTGTTAGTTCACCGTCCCTAACCGTAGTACTTGGAGAAGATATAAGAGTTATTGGTGAGCGAATAAATCCTACAGGCAAAAAAAAGCTTAAAGAATCATTAAAAAATAATAATTTGGACTATATACTTAAAGAAGGCATAAATCAACGAGATGCAGGAGCAGATATACTAGATGTTAATGTGGGTCTTCCTGAAATTGACGAACTTGCTGTTATGGTTGAAGTCATTAAAGAACTACAAAGTGTTGTTAATCTTCCACTTCAAATTGATAGTGTTAGGCCTGATGTAATTGAAGCAGCGGTTCGAATTTATAATGGCAAACCTCTAATAAATTCTGTTAATGGTAAAGATGAAATAATGGAATCAGTATTTCCTATAGTTAAAAAATATGGTGCATGTGTAATTGGACTCACCATTGATGAGAATGGTATTCCATCAACTGCTGAAGGTAGACTTAAAGTAGCTCAAAAAATTGTTAAAAGAGCAGCAGAATACGGAATAGATAAATCAGATATTATAATAGATTGTCTTGTTTTAACTGCCTCTGCTCAACAAAGCGAGGTTAAAGAAACTATTAGAGCCGTGCAGCTTGTCAAAAGCACACTAGGGGTTAAAACTACTCTTGGGGTAAGTAATGTATCCTTTGGTTTGCCTCAAAGGGGAATACTAAATAGAACCTTCCTGGCTGCTGCATTAACAGCTGGACTTGATGCACCAATACTCAATCCTCTATCTGAGGATATGATGTCCACAATTAATGCCTTTAACGTTTTATGGAATAACGATATTGCGTCAAAAAAATATATAGATATTTACTCAACCTTTGAGGGAAAACAGACAAGTAAAGTAATTACTACAAATAAAGATTTAAAGAGCATTATTATTGATGGTATGAAGGAAGAAGCTTCAAAAATAACAAAAGAACTTTTAAAAACTATGACTGAAATGGAAGTTGTAAATAACTATTTAATCCCTTCTCTTGATATTGTAGGTCAAAAATATGAAAGTGGAGAAATATTTCTTCCTCAATTGTTACAATCTGCAGAGACAGTAAAAAAATCTTTCCAGATAATTAAAGAAAGAATGATGGCAAGTACAGAGAAAAAAATTAGTAAAGGTACCATTGTTCTTGCAACTGTCCGTGGAGATATTCACGATATTGGTAAAAATATAGTTAAAATTCTACTCGAAAATTATGGATTTGATGTAATAGATCTTGGAAAAGATGTACATGAGGATGTAGTTGTTGAGGCAGTACGTAGTGGTAATATTAAATTAGTTGGTTTAAGTGCACTTATGACCACCACTGTTAGAAGCATGGGTGAAACAATAAAGGCTCTTCGTGACAATAACCTTGATTGCACTGTTCTTGTTGGAGGCGCAGTTTTAAATGAAGAGTATGCAAAAATGATAGGCGCAGATTATTATGCAAAAGACGCGACACAAACTGTTAAATTTGCAAGAAGATTATTCAAATGTGAATAA